TGCCGTGTTTGAACTGGTCGACATCAAGGACTTCAACCTTCCGCTTCTTGATGAGCCCATGTCGCCGATGATGGGCAAGTACACCCATGACCACACAAAAAAGTGGGCGGCGAAGATTGTATCGTTCGATGCTTTCGTCTTTGTGACGCCGGAATACAACCACGCCACTTCCGGAGCACTCAAGAATGCAATCGATTTCCTTTACGCTGAGTGGATCAATAAGGCGGCCGGCTTCATTGCTTATGGCGCTACGGCAGGGGTGCGCGCTGTCGAAAATCTGCGCTTAGTGATGGCAGAACTTCAGGTCGCCACCGTCCGCGCACAGGTTGGACTGTCCCTCTTCACTGATTTTGAGAATTTCAACGTCTTTAAGCCCGTTCCCATGCAAGAAACTGCCGTGAATAGGATGCTCGACCAGGTCATCGCTTGGGGCGGAGCATTGAAAATGCTTAGAGAGAAACAAGTACCGAGCGCCATGTAGCCACGCCGTACATGGAAGTGCCGCGGCGCCCGTGCGCCTTACTAGCACAAGCCGAAAAGACTGATGGGTCCTCGAAAGTCGCCAAGGGTTTAGCAGTGCCGGTACGCGTGAACGTGAGTTGCTTTTGGCGTATCCTAAAGGCAGGAGTTGGAAGATGGCAAGCCTTGATTGGTCCCAATGCCCGGCCGTGGAAAGCATCCCTGGCAAAGTGAGCGGCGCGTGGGTACTGCGGGGAACTCGTATGCCCGTCGCAGCGATCTTCGAAAATATCGAAGCCGGGGCTAGCATCGACGACATCATGGAATGGTTCGACGGGCTTGATCGCGAACAGGTCAAGGCCGTTATCGAGTTCGCCGTCCGCAGTCTCGACAAAGAGCCCGCTTACGCTCCGTAGATGCGCATTATTTTTGATCAGGCGACGCCCGTTCCCATACGTCCATATCTCGAACAGCACACCGTCCGAACCGCGGCACAGCAAGGCTGGGATAAGCTCAGCAATGGCGAGTTATTGACTGCAGCGGAGGAAGCCGGTTTCGATATATTGCTGACCACCGACAAGAACATGCGTTACCAGCAGAATCTCGCAGGCCGTAAAATCGCGATTGTTGTTCTGGGACGGCAGCAATGGCCCCAACTTGAACCTCACATTCATCGCGTCGTCGAAGCCGTCAATGCGGCGAAACCCAGCAGTTACGTCGAAGTGGACATCCCCATCAAGTCAGTTTAGGAACACTCGCTGATTCCACAACGAGCTTCGATCCTTGCCGGATTACTCCCGCCTGGTCACCAAGCATTTAGGAATCCTGCGGCCAGGAGCGAGAATGGCGTTCGAAAGTTTGAATTCAGGTTGCGGACGTTTCGTGTTGCAGGCGTTCTTCGATCCACCGTTTAACCATCTGCTGATACTCGGCTACGCCCTCAGATTCGGCCAGCGTCTTCAAATTCTCCACCAAATTCGACGGCAACCTTAAAGAGCCGGGACTCCGGCGCCTCTCACGTGACATTCGCTCATCAAAATCTCGTGGGCTCATATTGTGGTATTGAGTCTCGATTTTGTGCCTTTGACTCTTAGGTAATTTGCCAAGTTGCTTTTTCATCGTTTTCTCTTCTTTTTCGGTTTCAACTCCCAACCGGTCATTATCCCGTTCATCTTGACTGTGCCAAGCTGACTTACTAAGATAGCTAGGCATGACTAAGCAAGACGCGCTTCAAGGTTCCCTTCCTCTTCTCGTTCTCAAGATTCTCGATCGCCGTGGACCGCTGCACGGTTACGGCATTACTGCTCAAATCGAGAGCTTCTCCGAGCACCTGCGAGTCGAGGAGGGTTCCCTTTATCCGGCTTTGCACCGAATGGAAGAGGCCGGTTTGATCAAGGCGAAGTGGAGTATGACCGAAAACAACCGCCGGGCCCGGATGTATGAAGTCACCGCGGCAGGCCGCAAGCAGCTCCAGCAGGACGAGCAGCGCTGGACAGCAGTCGCTGCGGCGATAGGACAAGTACTTAAGCGGGCATGATGGCAACATCGCGTCTTTAACGTTTATGTCCTGGATTTCTCGAATCACCAATGTCTTTCGTCGTGAACGGATCGCCACCGATCTGGACGAGGAGCTTCGCTTCCACGTCGACCAACGAACCGAGGAGTTCGTCCGCGATGGAATGCCGCGCGGCGAAGCCGAACTGAGGGCCCGCCGGCGATTAGGGAACGCTTTGCTTCTTCGCGAGTCGAGTTACGAGACAAAAGCAGCTGCCTGGCTCGACGCCACGCTACGCGATTTCCAGTTTGGTCTCCGCATGCTTCGTAAACACCCGGGATTCGCCGCAATGGGCACGATCATTTTGGCTTTGGGAATCGGAGCGACCACGGCGGTGTTCAGCATGATCAATGCGATGCTCTTGCGTCCGCTCCCGTATCCCAATTCCGATCGGCTGGTTTCGCTCTATGAACCCAATCCCCATATACCGGGTGTGCCGCTGGGAGCGTTCGGCCCCATGACCGGCGACTTCTTCGACTGGAAAAAGGAGAGCCGGTCATTCTCGAGCATGGCCTTGTTTACGACGGATTCAATGAACCTGGCGGTGAATAACAACGCCGTCCGCGTAAACGGGTCTCGAGTCACAGGAGATTTCTTTCAGCTTCTTGGGATATCACCGGCAATCGGCCGCGGCGTTGTGCCGGGCGACGACGATCCGGAAAAACCGGAGGTGGTGGTCATCAGTCACGCGCTCTGGCGGTCCCGCTTCGGCGGAGATCCTGATGTGCTGGGTAAGAAGCTGTTACTCAATGCAAGAACGTACCAGGTTATCGGAATCATGCCTGCGGGCTTTGCGTTTCCAAGCGTCGACGAGTGGTTCGATATGAACGGCGAGGGAGGCGAGGGAACGGATATCTGGGTGCCATGGGTGATGACTCCCGAAGAAAAAGCGTCGCGAAACAGCGGTTCCGACGTGTTCGGGATCGGGCGGTTGCGCCCGGGCGTGCCTTTGAGTCAGGCTCAAGCCGAGATAACCGCGATCGCGGCCCGGCTCGATTCCTTGCATTCCCAATTGCGGGATTGGGGAGCGGTGGTCGAGCCGATAAACGCCAATGTGATCAAGATGGCGCGCGCGCCCATGCTGATCTTCATGGGAGCGGTGGTTCTGGTCCTCCTGATTGCGTGCAGCAACGTTGCGAGTCTCATCCTTGCCCGCACGAACCGCAGGATGCAGGAAATGACGGTGCGCACGGCGCTGGGAGCGCCGCGAATGCGGCTGGTTCGCCAGTTGCTGGCGGAGTCGTTGTGCCTTGCCGGAGCCGGAGGGAGCCTGGGCCTGTTGGCCGCGTTTGGTGCAATGCGCGTTATCAGCCGCCTTGAACCCGAAATCCCGCGGCTCAACCAGGCATCGATCGACGGCCGCGTTCTGCTGGTCGCGGCCGTCGTGACTCTGGTGACGGCCTTGTTGTGTGGACTGTTTCCCGCGCTCTCGGCGTCACGGTGCAGGCTGGATCAGGTACTCAAAGGTCCCGGATCGCGCTCGATCAAAGGCGCCACCGGCCGCTTGCATCGCGGATTGATGGTCGCGGAAGTGGCGATTTCGTTCGTTCTGCTCGTGAGCTCCGGTTTGCTGATGCGCAGCTTCATCAGAGTTCAGTCGGTCGACAAGGGTTTCGTGCCGAACTCGGTGATCGCCGCTCATATCCAACTCGATCCGCGATACGACAGGACCGAACTTCAAACGGCATTCTTTCGAACGTTGGTGGAGAGAGCCAATGCACTTCCGGGCGTCACGGCGGCTGCGGCGATCGACCACCGGCCCTTTGGCGGTGGGGAAACCTTCAGCTTGGTGGAAGTGGATGGGGCCCCGTTTGACGAAAAGCAGTCCTTCGAATCCAGGGCTGTCACGCCCGGGTACTTCGAAGCGATGCACATCCCGCTGCTCGAAGGCACGGGGTTCACCGATCGCGACACACCGAACCGGCCGCCCGCTTTCCTCGTGAACCGCAGCTTTGCCGAAAAGTATTTCCCGGGCCAGACCGCCGCTGGAAAACGCTTCCGGTATCACAGCGGTAATGCTCACTCGGAGTGGTTTACGATCCGCGGCGTCGTCGGAGATGTGCATTACATGAGGTTGGGAACCAGCCCGCCTCCGCAGCTCTACCAATGTTTATGCCAAAGCGGCGCCGACGCGGCATATGTACTGACTCGGACCAGTCTTCCTGCGGATCGCATGGGTTCGGATCTAGGCAAACTGGTTCGCGGCATCGATCCGGCCCTGGCAGTCGCCGACGTGCACACGATGAGTGAGCTGGCTTCGGACGCCGCTTTAGAGCAGCGAATTCCCACAGCGATCATGGGTGGATTTGGCGGCGTCGCTCTGTTTTTGTCGCTCGTGGGTCTGTATGGTTTGATGACCTGCTTCGTCCAGCAGAGAACAGCCGAAATCGGAATCCGGATGGCTCTGGGCGCCCAGCGCCGCAGCGTCATGCGCATGGTCCTCCAGCAAGGGTCGAAACTGGCGTTCAGCGGGATCGCGATCGGTTTGATCTGCGCCTGGGGCGCAACCCGGTTTCTCACAGACTTATTGTTTGAAATCAAAGCGACGGATGCGCCGACATTTCTCGTGGTTGCCGCCCTGTTTGGTGGCGTCTCGATACTTGCCTGTTATGTGCCTGCGCGGCGTGCCACGCGGATCGATCCAATGACGGCGTTACGGTATGAATGATTTTCTGATTCGAGCCATCAGCTTCATCCTCTTGATGCCTTGCGGGACATTTGCAGCGGATTTGGTCTTCTCCGGCAACCTGCAGAGAGTGACTCCGGCATCGATGACTGTCAGGCTTGATGATGGCGGGTTGATTGACGCACGCCTGGCGAAGTCCGGGTCCCTCGCGCCGGGAGCAATCACGCGGTATCAGCTTGGCGACCGCATGCAAATCACGTGCACGCCTTCTTTTGAACTGAAGAAGATTCAATATCTGCGGCCTGCGTCGGCGGAAGAATTGTCCCAGGTTGTGACCTCCTTATCCTGGCGCCGGGAAAAGAATCTTTTGAAACATCCAGATCCGCCTGCTCAGGCAGACCGTGGTCCAGCCGCGGCACAATCCGAATTTGAGCGCGCGCGGCAAGCAGGACTGGAGCGTGCGATGAATCTTCCGAGCTTCGTAGCAGACGAAGTGGCCAGGCGCTGGACCGCCCGACCAAGCAATCCGGCGGCATCGAAACTCGTGGATACCATTGAATCCGAGATCACCATCAAGAACGGCGAGGCAGCCCGTCAAAACATTCGAATCAACGGAAGGCCCTGGAAAAAGGCCGGTGATCCCATCACCTGGAGCCCCGATTTCGGAACCGAACTCAAAGAGGTGTTTGACGTCGAGTGTCCCAACACGTTCGACTTTCAAGGGCACGAAGAAGTCCGCGGGAGACAGCTTTTGGTCTACGGGTTCAGTTCTCCGCCTGATGGGTGTTTCGGCTATGATGTCGTTAACGGCAAACGATACATCCCGGCGAGGAAAGGTCGAATACTGATCGAAGAACAGACAGGCAATTTGCTTCAGTACGAAGAAGAAGCCAGCCAATTTCCGCCTGGATTCCCCTTCAGTTCGACCCGCGAAGTGACCCGCTGGGACTACCTGAAATCCGGTGTCGCCACGTATCTGGTTCCCATGGGCTACGAGTTGTTTTTTACCTTTTCCTCAGGCGACCAGTGGCACATCAGTGCGGAATTCAAGAATCACCGGCATTTTCAATCCTCCGTGAATCTCACCTTTCAGCCGGAACAGTAGACCGTATAACTGTCGTTGAAACAACGCCCGAGGTGCGCAACGGGCCAAGGCGTGGCGATGAGGCAGAAACTGGTGAAAGGCTGAGCATTTCCAGTAACTTCCGGGGAATTCGGCTTCGGGCGCGGTGTTTTGCAAGCAGACGCGGTGTTTTGTAAGCGGGCGCGATGTTTTGTAAGCGGACGCGATGTTTTGTAAGCGGGCGCGATGTTTTGTAAGCGGGCGCGATGTTTTGTAAGCGGGCGCGATGTTTTGTAAGCGGGCGCGATGTTTTGTAAGCAGGCG
This genomic interval from Terriglobia bacterium contains the following:
- a CDS encoding PadR family transcriptional regulator, which gives rise to MTKQDALQGSLPLLVLKILDRRGPLHGYGITAQIESFSEHLRVEEGSLYPALHRMEEAGLIKAKWSMTENNRRARMYEVTAAGRKQLQQDEQRWTAVAAAIGQVLKRA
- a CDS encoding NAD(P)H-dependent oxidoreductase translates to MLSVGIIIGSTRPGRKAEVVAKWAYEIARKRNDAVFELVDIKDFNLPLLDEPMSPMMGKYTHDHTKKWAAKIVSFDAFVFVTPEYNHATSGALKNAIDFLYAEWINKAAGFIAYGATAGVRAVENLRLVMAELQVATVRAQVGLSLFTDFENFNVFKPVPMQETAVNRMLDQVIAWGGALKMLREKQVPSAM
- a CDS encoding DUF433 domain-containing protein; its protein translation is MASLDWSQCPAVESIPGKVSGAWVLRGTRMPVAAIFENIEAGASIDDIMEWFDGLDREQVKAVIEFAVRSLDKEPAYAP
- a CDS encoding ABC transporter permease, which gives rise to MSWISRITNVFRRERIATDLDEELRFHVDQRTEEFVRDGMPRGEAELRARRRLGNALLLRESSYETKAAAWLDATLRDFQFGLRMLRKHPGFAAMGTIILALGIGATTAVFSMINAMLLRPLPYPNSDRLVSLYEPNPHIPGVPLGAFGPMTGDFFDWKKESRSFSSMALFTTDSMNLAVNNNAVRVNGSRVTGDFFQLLGISPAIGRGVVPGDDDPEKPEVVVISHALWRSRFGGDPDVLGKKLLLNARTYQVIGIMPAGFAFPSVDEWFDMNGEGGEGTDIWVPWVMTPEEKASRNSGSDVFGIGRLRPGVPLSQAQAEITAIAARLDSLHSQLRDWGAVVEPINANVIKMARAPMLIFMGAVVLVLLIACSNVASLILARTNRRMQEMTVRTALGAPRMRLVRQLLAESLCLAGAGGSLGLLAAFGAMRVISRLEPEIPRLNQASIDGRVLLVAAVVTLVTALLCGLFPALSASRCRLDQVLKGPGSRSIKGATGRLHRGLMVAEVAISFVLLVSSGLLMRSFIRVQSVDKGFVPNSVIAAHIQLDPRYDRTELQTAFFRTLVERANALPGVTAAAAIDHRPFGGGETFSLVEVDGAPFDEKQSFESRAVTPGYFEAMHIPLLEGTGFTDRDTPNRPPAFLVNRSFAEKYFPGQTAAGKRFRYHSGNAHSEWFTIRGVVGDVHYMRLGTSPPPQLYQCLCQSGADAAYVLTRTSLPADRMGSDLGKLVRGIDPALAVADVHTMSELASDAALEQRIPTAIMGGFGGVALFLSLVGLYGLMTCFVQQRTAEIGIRMALGAQRRSVMRMVLQQGSKLAFSGIAIGLICAWGATRFLTDLLFEIKATDAPTFLVVAALFGGVSILACYVPARRATRIDPMTALRYE